From the Cupriavidus necator N-1 genome, one window contains:
- a CDS encoding LysR family transcriptional regulator — protein MDKLLALRVFVETVDAKGFSSAARRLSLATSSVTRMMDSLEEDLGAVLLNRSTRQVTVSAAGAAYYQRARKILDAVAEADAQIADRGDTPVGQLRVSLPVAFGRRCIAPFLGGLLARYPKLELEVTLTDEIVDLLSERIDLSIRLGSAASLDDVVARQIGTFRRKVVASPAYLLRHSLPAAPLDLAGHECLRFSYGVGQQVWTFVRDGEEVQVPVRGNFRSNNSEVLRELVMSETGIALLPDWLVAEDIQRGNLTSLFDDWSVNPNRATSAISALFLPNQRGSRRIGAFLDFLGEIPGPTYRGDTAR, from the coding sequence ATGGACAAGCTGCTGGCATTGAGAGTTTTTGTCGAGACTGTCGACGCCAAGGGCTTCTCTTCTGCGGCCAGACGGTTGAGCCTTGCCACCTCGTCCGTGACGCGCATGATGGACAGTCTCGAGGAAGATCTCGGTGCGGTCCTATTGAACCGGTCGACGCGGCAGGTCACGGTTTCTGCTGCCGGTGCCGCCTACTACCAGCGCGCGCGAAAGATCCTGGATGCCGTTGCGGAAGCGGACGCCCAGATCGCCGACCGCGGCGACACGCCGGTCGGCCAACTGCGCGTCTCGCTGCCGGTTGCGTTCGGGCGGCGTTGCATCGCGCCTTTTCTGGGCGGTCTGCTGGCACGTTATCCCAAGCTCGAGCTGGAAGTGACGCTGACGGACGAGATCGTGGACTTGCTTAGCGAGCGTATTGACTTGTCCATCCGGCTTGGCAGTGCGGCATCGCTGGATGATGTGGTTGCGCGCCAGATCGGCACGTTCCGCCGCAAGGTAGTAGCCAGCCCGGCCTATCTCCTGCGCCACAGCCTCCCCGCAGCACCACTGGACCTGGCGGGGCACGAGTGCTTGCGGTTCAGCTATGGCGTGGGGCAGCAAGTCTGGACCTTTGTCCGTGACGGCGAAGAGGTGCAAGTCCCCGTTCGTGGCAACTTCAGAAGCAACAATTCCGAGGTACTGCGCGAGCTAGTGATGTCCGAAACAGGTATCGCGCTGTTGCCGGACTGGCTTGTCGCAGAAGACATCCAGCGCGGAAATCTGACGTCGCTCTTCGATGACTGGTCCGTCAACCCGAACCGCGCCACTTCCGCCATCTCGGCACTCTTCCTGCCCAACCAGCGCGGGTCAAGGCGTATTGGCGCGTTTCTCGACTTTCTTGGCGAGATTCCCGGGCCGACTTATCGGGGCGATACCGCACGGTAG